One Syntrophorhabdales bacterium DNA window includes the following coding sequences:
- a CDS encoding class II aldolase/adducin family protein: MMPVEEPKKTPKTISEAVQQVVMANRILANEGILDALGHVSLRSPENPNSFFQARSISPFEVTADDILEIDLDGNVLTETSLRPYGERIIHGAILKARPDMNAVFHGHPAAVIPFSVTGVPIRPVTHVGSFLYQGVPVYDDYQPDCGMLISTKEEGERLAQHLGNYRAHLLRGHGCDVVGESILHVVASAIYLRDNAAMQFQALQLGADVKYLSPAEAKRAMEIALFNALPLERMWNYWVARVKRNMSDMR; the protein is encoded by the coding sequence ATGATGCCGGTTGAGGAGCCGAAGAAAACCCCGAAGACAATCAGTGAAGCAGTTCAGCAGGTCGTGATGGCCAACAGGATACTCGCGAACGAAGGAATCCTCGATGCCCTTGGCCACGTCAGCCTGAGAAGCCCCGAGAATCCCAACTCGTTTTTCCAGGCGCGCTCAATATCGCCCTTCGAGGTTACCGCAGACGACATTCTTGAGATAGACCTCGATGGAAACGTCTTGACAGAAACAAGCCTGAGGCCTTACGGAGAGCGCATCATCCATGGTGCGATCCTCAAGGCACGCCCTGACATGAATGCTGTGTTTCACGGTCATCCCGCCGCGGTCATACCCTTCTCGGTGACCGGCGTTCCTATTCGACCGGTCACGCACGTGGGAAGTTTTCTCTACCAGGGCGTTCCGGTCTACGATGACTACCAGCCTGATTGCGGCATGCTCATCTCCACAAAAGAAGAAGGGGAACGTCTGGCGCAGCATCTGGGTAACTACAGGGCCCACCTGCTGCGCGGCCACGGCTGCGACGTGGTGGGGGAAAGCATCCTGCACGTGGTGGCTTCTGCCATATACCTGCGCGATAATGCAGCGATGCAGTTCCAGGCGCTGCAACTGGGTGCTGACGTGAAATACCTCTCACCCGCAGAGGCAAAGCGAGCCATGGAGATCGCCCTTTTTAACGCCCTTCCCCTGGAGCGCATGTGGAACTACTGGGTGGCCAGAGTCAAGAGGAATATGTCTGATATGCGGTAA
- a CDS encoding TRAP transporter substrate-binding protein translates to MMRRVSLFVVIVSFLLTMYSGARAAEPIKLKFANFFPPTHKNAVLFDQYSQEINKRSNGKIEISYYAGGTLLTAPKIAAGVATGIADIGLSHCAYSRGRFPVMEIMELPLGFPNGWVGTFVSNDFYDKFKPKEWEQFHPLLFGTSPANVLQTLNKQVKTLDDLKGLKIRGTGRVGDLVKALGATPMPIEMVDLYESLRRGVLDGNMGPMEQLKGFKIGELEKYVTACWKVGSVFSFYVAMNKRKWDALPPDMKKLFDDVTNEYKPKWALAWNEIDIEGREFLQSNGGQVLNISDAESAKWIKASEPVVVDFKKDLVSKGYTAKEVDSWIAFIKERIDYWKGQEKAQKIPTPYQY, encoded by the coding sequence ATGATGCGAAGAGTAAGTTTGTTTGTCGTAATCGTCTCTTTTCTTTTGACTATGTATTCAGGTGCCCGTGCCGCGGAACCCATCAAACTGAAGTTCGCCAACTTCTTCCCGCCGACGCACAAGAACGCGGTGCTCTTCGACCAGTACAGCCAAGAGATCAATAAAAGGTCGAACGGCAAGATCGAGATATCCTACTACGCGGGCGGCACCCTCCTGACCGCGCCCAAGATTGCCGCGGGCGTGGCGACCGGCATCGCCGACATCGGGCTTTCCCACTGTGCCTACTCGAGAGGACGCTTTCCGGTCATGGAAATCATGGAACTGCCCCTCGGGTTTCCGAACGGCTGGGTGGGGACGTTCGTCTCCAACGACTTCTATGACAAGTTCAAACCCAAGGAATGGGAACAGTTCCACCCGCTGCTCTTCGGCACCAGCCCGGCCAATGTCCTCCAGACCCTCAACAAACAGGTGAAGACCTTAGATGATCTCAAAGGCTTGAAGATCCGGGGTACGGGCAGGGTCGGCGACCTCGTCAAGGCGCTCGGCGCAACCCCGATGCCCATTGAGATGGTTGACCTCTACGAGTCGCTCCGACGCGGCGTGCTCGACGGGAACATGGGACCCATGGAACAGCTGAAAGGCTTCAAGATCGGCGAACTGGAAAAGTATGTCACCGCCTGCTGGAAGGTGGGAAGCGTCTTTTCCTTCTACGTGGCAATGAATAAGCGTAAATGGGATGCCCTTCCTCCCGACATGAAAAAGCTCTTCGACGACGTGACCAACGAGTACAAACCAAAGTGGGCCCTGGCCTGGAACGAGATAGACATCGAGGGCAGGGAGTTCCTGCAGAGCAACGGCGGCCAGGTGCTGAATATTTCTGATGCGGAATCCGCAAAGTGGATAAAGGCTTCTGAGCCTGTTGTGGTCGACTTCAAGAAGGACCTTGTCTCCAAGGGCTACACCGCCAAAGAGGTCGATTCCTGGATAGCCTTTATCAAAGAGCGCATCGACTACTGGAAGGGCCAGGAGAAAGCCCAGAAGATACCTACGCCGTACCAGTATTAA
- a CDS encoding TRAP transporter large permease has protein sequence MNEVTVGIISLALLLAIFSTGIELGFGMALVGFIGFGWLNGWTSAMNLISRDVFDVITNYGYTVFPLFLLMGQIGFNAGIAVRLYNAAHKFVGHVPGGLAMATVIGAAGFKAICGSAAATAATFASVAIPEMDRYKYSKTLSTGIVATVGSLGCIIPPSVTLIIMGILTEQSIGQLFLAGVIPGLLISVGFIGIIYGWAKMNPGIAPKSARATWNERMKSLPEIFWVLVVFCLVVGGIMQGYFTPTEAGAVGTFFVLLLTVLKRDMTFKKYVSSVSESLRTAGMLLMLIAGSAIFGHFIAVTNIPQKTADWVVTLPLNRYIIMIFICLVFEIGGSFIDDLAFMILATPIFYPAALKLGFHPLWFGICICVVAMIGVVIPPVAICVFVVKNITKVPIGQIYKGVTPFLISLIIVWGLLFVFPQLVLWLPSVFFK, from the coding sequence ATGAATGAGGTTACCGTAGGCATCATCTCTCTCGCGCTTCTGCTTGCCATCTTCTCGACCGGCATTGAGTTGGGCTTCGGGATGGCCCTCGTGGGGTTCATCGGCTTCGGCTGGCTCAACGGCTGGACGTCTGCCATGAACCTGATCTCCAGGGACGTCTTTGACGTCATCACCAACTACGGCTACACCGTCTTCCCGCTCTTCCTCCTGATGGGCCAGATCGGCTTCAACGCAGGGATCGCCGTCAGGCTCTACAACGCCGCGCATAAGTTTGTGGGCCATGTGCCCGGGGGGCTCGCCATGGCCACCGTCATCGGCGCCGCCGGGTTCAAGGCCATCTGCGGCTCGGCTGCAGCCACGGCAGCAACATTCGCCAGCGTGGCTATTCCCGAAATGGACCGCTACAAGTACAGCAAGACCCTCTCCACGGGCATTGTCGCCACGGTGGGGAGCTTAGGCTGCATCATACCCCCCAGCGTGACCCTCATCATCATGGGTATCCTCACCGAGCAGTCGATCGGCCAGCTTTTCCTCGCGGGCGTGATCCCCGGCCTGCTCATCTCCGTCGGCTTCATCGGCATCATTTACGGCTGGGCCAAGATGAATCCTGGTATTGCGCCCAAATCGGCCAGGGCGACCTGGAACGAGCGGATGAAGTCCCTTCCCGAGATCTTCTGGGTCCTCGTGGTCTTCTGCCTGGTCGTGGGGGGCATCATGCAGGGCTACTTCACACCCACGGAGGCCGGCGCGGTCGGCACCTTCTTCGTCCTTCTCCTGACCGTCCTCAAACGGGACATGACCTTCAAGAAGTACGTCTCCTCCGTATCAGAGTCGCTCAGGACCGCGGGCATGCTGCTCATGCTCATTGCCGGTTCCGCCATATTCGGCCATTTCATCGCGGTCACCAATATCCCCCAGAAGACCGCAGACTGGGTGGTGACGCTGCCTTTGAACCGCTATATCATCATGATCTTCATCTGTCTTGTCTTCGAGATAGGCGGTTCCTTCATCGACGACCTCGCCTTCATGATCCTTGCAACACCGATCTTCTACCCTGCAGCGCTGAAGCTCGGCTTCCACCCGCTGTGGTTCGGGATATGCATCTGCGTCGTTGCCATGATCGGGGTCGTGATCCCGCCCGTGGCCATCTGCGTCTTTGTCGTGAAGAACATCACCAAGGTGCCCATAGGCCAGATCTACAAGGGCGTGACCCCGTTTCTGATCTCCCTCATCATCGTCTGGGGTCTGCTATTCGTCTTCCCGCAGCTGGTGCTCTGGCTGCCGTCGGTGTTCTTTAAGTGA
- a CDS encoding TRAP transporter small permease, giving the protein MMDSIYNGLRFLSKILNFIAGVALTGMMLLTVADVSLRAVGHPLIGTYEIVALSLAIVIGFGIPKVSLDKGHVYMEFLMEKLSPRGKDLMNTFTRLLVLMLFIFIGYNLLNVGAEFRASGEVSPTIKLPFYPVAYGVAVCCFLECIVFIVEIVRIWRGQYE; this is encoded by the coding sequence ATGATGGATAGCATCTACAATGGCTTACGATTCCTCAGTAAGATTCTCAATTTCATAGCGGGCGTGGCCCTCACAGGCATGATGCTGCTGACGGTGGCGGACGTCTCCCTGCGGGCAGTCGGCCATCCCCTCATCGGCACCTACGAGATCGTCGCCCTCTCCCTCGCGATCGTGATCGGCTTCGGCATCCCCAAGGTCTCCCTCGACAAGGGGCACGTCTACATGGAGTTCCTCATGGAGAAGCTCTCGCCCAGGGGCAAGGACCTCATGAACACCTTCACCCGCCTCCTGGTCCTCATGCTCTTCATCTTCATCGGCTACAACCTCCTGAACGTAGGGGCCGAGTTCCGCGCCTCCGGTGAAGTCTCCCCTACCATCAAGCTGCCCTTCTACCCCGTCGCCTACGGCGTGGCCGTCTGCTGCTTCTTAGAGTGCATTGTCTTCATTGTCGAAATCGTCAGGATCTGGAGGGGCCAATATGAATGA